Proteins found in one Pelmatolapia mariae isolate MD_Pm_ZW linkage group LG7, Pm_UMD_F_2, whole genome shotgun sequence genomic segment:
- the ldha gene encoding L-lactate dehydrogenase A chain, with protein MTTKEKLIGHVMKEEPVGSRCKVTVVGVGMVGMATAVSILLKDLCDELALVDVMEDKLKGEAMDLQHGSLFLKTHKIVADKDYSVTANSKVVVVTAGARQQEGESRLNLVQRNVNIFKFIIPNIVKYSPNCILMVVSNPVDILTYVAWKLSGFPRHRVIGSGTNLDSARFRHIMGEKLHLHPSSCHGWIIGEHGDSSVPVWSGVNIAGVSLQGLNPKMGAEGDPEDWKAVHKMVVDGAYEVIKLKGYTSWAIGMSVADLVESIMKNLHKVHPVSTLVQGMHGVKEEVFLSIPCVLGNSGLTDVIHMTLKPEEEKQLVKSAETLWGVQKELTL; from the exons ATGACCACCAAGGAGAAGCTCATTGGCCATGTTATGAAGGAGGAGCCTGTTGGCAGCAGGTGCAAAGTGACTGTAGTGGGTGTTGGCATGGTGGGCATGGCCACTGCTGTCAGTATCCTCCTCAAG GACTTGTGTGATGAGCTGGCCCTGGTTGATGTGATGGAGGACAAGTTGAAGGGTGAGGCGATGGACCTGCAGCACGGATCCCTCTTCCTTAAGACGCACAAGATTGTAGCTGATAAAG ACTACAGTGTGACAGCCAACTCTAAGGTGGTGGTAGTGACTGCAGGTGCCCGCCAGCAGGAGGGCGAGAGCCGTCTCAATCTGGTGCAGCGTAACGTTAACATCTTCAAGTTTATCATCCCCAACATCGTCAAGTACAGCCCCAACTGCATCCTGATGGTGGTCTCCAACCCAG TGGACATCCTGACCTATGTTGCCTGGAAACTGAGTGGCTTCCCCCGTCACCGTGTGATTGGCTCTGGCACTAACCTTGACTCTGCACGTTTCCGCCACATCATGGGAGAGAAGCTCCACCTGCATCCTTCTAGCTGCCATGGTTGGATCATCGGAGAGCATGGAGACTCTAGTG TGCCTGTGTGGAGTGGTGTGAACATTGCTGGAGTTTCTCTTCAAGGCCTCAACCCAAAGATGGGGGCTGAGGGTGACCCAGAGGACTGGAAGGCAGTGCACAAGATGGTGGTTGATGG AGCCTACGAGGTTATCAAGCTGAAGGGCTACACTTCCTGGGCCATTGGTATGTCTGTTGCTGACCTAGTGGAAAGTATCATGAAGAATCTGCACAAAGTGCACCCTGTGTCTACACTTGTCCAG GGCATGCATGGAGTGAAGGAGGAAGTCTTCCTGAGTATCCCTTGTGTCCTGGGCAACAGTGGCTTGACAGATGTCATTCACATGACGCTGAAGCCTGAGGAGGAGAAGCAGCTGGTGAAGAGTGCTGAGACCCTGTGGGGTGTACAGAAGGAGCTCACTCTGTGA